A single genomic interval of Arachis duranensis cultivar V14167 chromosome 7, aradu.V14167.gnm2.J7QH, whole genome shotgun sequence harbors:
- the LOC107496497 gene encoding DExH-box ATP-dependent RNA helicase DExH6 isoform X1 yields the protein MTKRKEKNKGNPLQRQNPKVEEVTRIRISQILEQFRASKDEVYKFEAGLSNEDRALVHQLAQKMGFKSKSSGYGKERRVAVHKIKKKVETNNGFGNLPCFAFSQEASQVLGNLFAHYPPGDGSLWEMIGEDSGSTEKFKPKKDDIFARPSMSKADIAKKMEALNSRIMTTSNLKQITEDRSKLPIASFKDTIVTTIESHQVVLISGETGCGKTTQVPQFILDHMWSKGEVCKIVCTQPRRISATSVSDRIASERGEGIGESVGYKIRLEGKGGRNSSIVLCTTGVLLRVLVSKSSCSSKTGPIKDDISGITHIIMDEIHERDRYSDFMLAIIRDMLPSYPRLRLVLMSATIDAARFSQYFGGCPIINVPGFTYPVKTFYLEDVLSIIKSNDGGNHLEDNTTSETPINNCELSEEEKLSIDEAINLACFNDEWEMLSEMVSSEGSLKLFNYQHSLTGLTPLMVFAGKGRVGDMCMLLSLGADCHLRSHDGNIALEIAERENQQEAAEILKKHMDNNFSNSIEEKQLLDKYLATVNPELIDEVLIEQLIRKICVDSEDGGILVFLPGWDDINRTRERLLASSFFKNQSKFMVIALHSMVPSMEQRKVFKRPPHGCRKIVLSTNIAETAITIDDIVYVIDTGRMKEKSYDPYNNVSTLQSSWVSKASAKQREGRAGRCQPGICYHLYSKIRAASLPDFQIPEIRRISIEELCLQVKLLDPTCKIEEYLSKTLDPPVLESIRHAILVLQDIGALSTDEKLTQLGEKLGSLPVHPLTSRMLFFAILMDCLNPALTVACASDYRNPFTLPMLPEERKRASAAKAELASLYGGSGDQFAVVAAFECWSNAKNMGLESRFCSQYFVSSSAMHMLSGMRKQLQKELVRSGFVPEDSTSYSMNAHDPGVLHAVLVAGLYPMVGRFSPNKKGKRAIIETAGGDKVRLHNHSINFKLSLKKNAEHTLIVYDEITRGDMGMSIRNCTVVGPLPLLLLSTEIAVAPAQDNDNGDGGDGSDYDNDDDNDEESEDEDEVKLEDAMEVDNKSSGDREDKIMSSPENMVKVIMDRWLYFGSTAMDVAQLYCLRERLSAAILYKVTHPRNSLPPMLGASMQAIACILSCDGCSGLPVTSDGVDTLATMVNTTYLGKPAPGTRRLGKKQKGQSTEHINSEGSQIPGPSKGSISAS from the exons ATGAcgaagagaaaggagaagaacaaAGGAAATCCACTTCAGCGTCAGAATCCCAAGGTTGAGGAAGTTACCAGGATCCGCATTTCACAGATTCTCGAACAGTTTCGAGCTTCCAAAGATGAAG TGTACAAATTTGAAGCTGGTTTGTCGAATGAAGACCGTGCTTTGGTGCATCAATTAGCCCAGAAAATGGGGTTTAAGTCTAAAAGTTCTGG GTATGGGAAAGAAAGGAGGGTGGCtgttcataaaataaaaaagaaagttgAAACCAATAATGGGTTTGGGAATCTTCCTTGTTTTGCATTTTCTCAGGAGGCAAGCCAGGTACTAGGTAATTTATTTGCCCATTATCCGCCTGGTGATGGAAGCCTGTGGGAGATGATTGGAGAGGATAGTGGCTCTACTGAGAAATTCAAACCGAAGAAAGATGACATTTTTGCTAGACCTTCTATGTCGAAAGCTGATATTGCTAAGAAAATGGAAGCCCTTAACTCTAGAATCATGACAACCTCAAACCTGAAACAG ATCACTGAAGATAGATCTAAGCTGCCGATTGCATCCTTCAAGGATACCATTGTGACAACTATTGAATCTCACCAG GTAGTTCTGATATCTGGTGAGACAGGTTGTGGAAAGACTACTCAG gttcctcaatttaTTTTGGATCATATGTGGAGTAAGGGTGAGGTATGCAAAATAGTTTGCACCCAGCCTCGACGTATCTCTGCAACTTCAG TGTCTGACAGAATAGCCAGTGAGAGAGGAGAGGGTATTGGAGAAAGTGTAGGATATaag ATACGACTGGAAGGCAAAGGTGGAAGAAACTCATCAATTGTGCTATGTACTACTGGAGTTCTCTTAAGGGTGTTGGTATCTAAAAGTTCTTGTTCATCAAAGACGGGGCCCATAAAGGATGACATTTCTGGCATTACTCACATAATTATG GATGAAATTCACGAAAGGGACCGATACTCAGACTTCATGTTGGCAATCATCAG AGACATGCTCCCTTCATATCCTCGTTTACGTCTG GTACTTATGAGTGCTACAATTGATGCTGCGAGATTTTCTCAGTATTTTGGTGGATGCCCAATCATCAATGTTCCGGGATTCACTTATCCG GTCAAAACTTTCTATCTGGAGGATGTACTTTCTATTATAAAATCCAATGATGGTGGTAATCATCTTGAAGATAATACCACATCTGAAACTCCAATAAACAACTGTGAGCTAAGTGAAGAAGAGAAGCTCTCTATTGATGAAGCTATTAATTTGGCTTGCTTTAATGATGAGTGGGAGATGCTGTCAGAGATGGTTTCTTCCGAAGGAAGCCTGAAACTGTTCAATTACCAGCATTCGTTAACTGGCCTTACTCCATTAATGGTGTTTGCCGGAAAAGGTAGGGTGGGTGATATGTGCATGCTCTTATCATTAGGGGCAGATTGCCATTTGAGGTCCCATGATGGAAACATTGCTCTAGAGATTGCCGAAAGGGAAAACCAGCAAGAAGCAGCCGAAATACTCAAAAAGCATATGGATAATAATTTTTCGAACTCCATTGAAGAGAAGCAGTTACTTGATAAATATCTTGCTACGGTCAACCCCGAACTTATTGATGAAGTTCTAATAGAGCAGCTGATAAGAAAAATATGCgtagattcagaagatggaggtATCCTTGTCTTTCTCCCAGGATGGGATGATATAAACAGAACACGTGAACGATTGCTTGCGTCCTCttttttcaagaatcaatctaagTTTATGGTCATAGCTCTGCATTCGATGGTTCCAAGCATGGAGCAGAGGAAGGTATTTAAGCGCCCACCTCATGGTTGCCGCAAAATAGTTCTTTCAACCAATATTGCTGAAACAGCCATCACCATTGATGATATAGTGTATGTCATAGATACAGGACgaatgaaagaaaaaagttATGATCCTTATAATAATGTCTCAActcttcaatcatcttgggTTTCAAAAGCAAGTGCTAAGCAGCGAGAGGGTCGTGCTGGCCGCTGTCAACCTGGTATTTGCTATCATCTGTATTCAAAGATTCGAGCAGCTTCTTTGCCAGATTTTCAGATTCCAGAAATTAGGAGAATATCTATCGAGGAGCTTTGTCTGCAG GTGAAGTTGCTTGACCCAACTTGCAAAATAGAAGAGTATCTTAGCAAGACATTAGATCCTCCGGTTTTAGAGTCCATACGTCATGCAATTTTAGTTCTACAAGATATTGGGGCATTGTCTACTGACGAAAAACTCACACAGCTCGGGGAGAAACTTGGTTCTCTCCCTGTTCACCCATTAACTAGCCGGATGCTTTTTTTTGCTATATTGATGGACTGTCTCAATCCGGCTTTAACGGTAGCATGTGCATCTGATTATAGAAATCCATTTACACTTCCAATGTTGCCTGAAGAAAGGAAGAGAGCTTCCGCTGCCAAGGCTGAGCTTGCTTCTCTATATGGGGGCTCTGGTGATCAATTCGCTGTTGTAGCTGCATTTGAATGCTGGAGTAATGCAAAGAATATGGGTCTAGAATCCCGCTTTTGTTCTCAGTATTTTGTTTCTTCGTCTGCTATGCATATGTTATCTGGCATGCGGAAGCAACTTCAGAAAGAACTCGTTCGAAGTGGCTTTGTTCCTGAAGATTCTACGAGTTACAGCATGAATGCGCATGACCCTGGTGTACTCCATGCAGTTCTAGTCGCAGGTTTGTATCCAATGGTTGGGAGATTTTCGCCAAACAAAAAAGGGAAAAGGGCCATAATTGAAACTGCTGGTGGGGATAAAGTTCGCTTGCACAATCATTCCATAAATTTTAAGTTGTCATTAAAGAAAAACGCAGAGCACAcgttaattgtgtatgatgagaTTACTCGCGGCGACATGGGAATGAGCATACGGAACTGTACAGTTGTTGGACCACTTCCACTCTTGTTGCTTTCAACAGAGATTGCTGTTGCCCCAGCACAGGATAATGATAACGGTGATGGGGGTGATGGAAGTGATTATGACAACGATGACGATAATGATGAAGAGAgcgaagatgaagatgaagtcAAACTCGAAGACGCAATGGAAGTTGATAACAAATCCAGTGGTGACAGAGAAGATAAGATTATGTCTTCTCCTGAAAATATGGTTAAAGTAATCATGGACCGGTGGCTTTATTTTGGTTCAACAGCAATGGATGTTGCTCAGCTTTACTGTCTGAGAGAGCGATTATCAGCAGCAATTCTATACAAA GTGACACATCCAAGAAATTCTCTTCCTCCAATGCTAGGGGCATCTATGCAGGCTATAGCTTGTATCCTGTCATGCGACGGTTGTTCAGGTTTGCCGGTGACATCGGATGGCGTGGACACACTGGCTACTATGGTCAATACAACATATTTGGGCAAGCCAGCTCCGGGAACAAGGCGACTGGGGAAGAAGCAAAAAGGGCAGTCTACAGAACATATAAATTCCGAGGGGAGTCAAATCCCTGGGCCTTCTAAAGGCAGCATATCTGCATCTTAG
- the LOC107496497 gene encoding DExH-box ATP-dependent RNA helicase DExH6 isoform X2, protein MKPTLLSNINDEEKKKNSYTKRIAQPSKVEEVTRIRISQILEQFRASKDEVYKFEAGLSNEDRALVHQLAQKMGFKSKSSGYGKERRVAVHKIKKKVETNNGFGNLPCFAFSQEASQVLGNLFAHYPPGDGSLWEMIGEDSGSTEKFKPKKDDIFARPSMSKADIAKKMEALNSRIMTTSNLKQITEDRSKLPIASFKDTIVTTIESHQVVLISGETGCGKTTQVPQFILDHMWSKGEVCKIVCTQPRRISATSVSDRIASERGEGIGESVGYKIRLEGKGGRNSSIVLCTTGVLLRVLVSKSSCSSKTGPIKDDISGITHIIMDEIHERDRYSDFMLAIIRDMLPSYPRLRLVLMSATIDAARFSQYFGGCPIINVPGFTYPVKTFYLEDVLSIIKSNDGGNHLEDNTTSETPINNCELSEEEKLSIDEAINLACFNDEWEMLSEMVSSEGSLKLFNYQHSLTGLTPLMVFAGKGRVGDMCMLLSLGADCHLRSHDGNIALEIAERENQQEAAEILKKHMDNNFSNSIEEKQLLDKYLATVNPELIDEVLIEQLIRKICVDSEDGGILVFLPGWDDINRTRERLLASSFFKNQSKFMVIALHSMVPSMEQRKVFKRPPHGCRKIVLSTNIAETAITIDDIVYVIDTGRMKEKSYDPYNNVSTLQSSWVSKASAKQREGRAGRCQPGICYHLYSKIRAASLPDFQIPEIRRISIEELCLQVKLLDPTCKIEEYLSKTLDPPVLESIRHAILVLQDIGALSTDEKLTQLGEKLGSLPVHPLTSRMLFFAILMDCLNPALTVACASDYRNPFTLPMLPEERKRASAAKAELASLYGGSGDQFAVVAAFECWSNAKNMGLESRFCSQYFVSSSAMHMLSGMRKQLQKELVRSGFVPEDSTSYSMNAHDPGVLHAVLVAGLYPMVGRFSPNKKGKRAIIETAGGDKVRLHNHSINFKLSLKKNAEHTLIVYDEITRGDMGMSIRNCTVVGPLPLLLLSTEIAVAPAQDNDNGDGGDGSDYDNDDDNDEESEDEDEVKLEDAMEVDNKSSGDREDKIMSSPENMVKVIMDRWLYFGSTAMDVAQLYCLRERLSAAILYKVTHPRNSLPPMLGASMQAIACILSCDGCSGLPVTSDGVDTLATMVNTTYLGKPAPGTRRLGKKQKGQSTEHINSEGSQIPGPSKGSISAS, encoded by the exons ATGAAGCCCACGCTGTTGTCAAATATCAACgacgaagaaaagaagaaaaattcatACACAAAACGCATAGCACAACCAT CCAAGGTTGAGGAAGTTACCAGGATCCGCATTTCACAGATTCTCGAACAGTTTCGAGCTTCCAAAGATGAAG TGTACAAATTTGAAGCTGGTTTGTCGAATGAAGACCGTGCTTTGGTGCATCAATTAGCCCAGAAAATGGGGTTTAAGTCTAAAAGTTCTGG GTATGGGAAAGAAAGGAGGGTGGCtgttcataaaataaaaaagaaagttgAAACCAATAATGGGTTTGGGAATCTTCCTTGTTTTGCATTTTCTCAGGAGGCAAGCCAGGTACTAGGTAATTTATTTGCCCATTATCCGCCTGGTGATGGAAGCCTGTGGGAGATGATTGGAGAGGATAGTGGCTCTACTGAGAAATTCAAACCGAAGAAAGATGACATTTTTGCTAGACCTTCTATGTCGAAAGCTGATATTGCTAAGAAAATGGAAGCCCTTAACTCTAGAATCATGACAACCTCAAACCTGAAACAG ATCACTGAAGATAGATCTAAGCTGCCGATTGCATCCTTCAAGGATACCATTGTGACAACTATTGAATCTCACCAG GTAGTTCTGATATCTGGTGAGACAGGTTGTGGAAAGACTACTCAG gttcctcaatttaTTTTGGATCATATGTGGAGTAAGGGTGAGGTATGCAAAATAGTTTGCACCCAGCCTCGACGTATCTCTGCAACTTCAG TGTCTGACAGAATAGCCAGTGAGAGAGGAGAGGGTATTGGAGAAAGTGTAGGATATaag ATACGACTGGAAGGCAAAGGTGGAAGAAACTCATCAATTGTGCTATGTACTACTGGAGTTCTCTTAAGGGTGTTGGTATCTAAAAGTTCTTGTTCATCAAAGACGGGGCCCATAAAGGATGACATTTCTGGCATTACTCACATAATTATG GATGAAATTCACGAAAGGGACCGATACTCAGACTTCATGTTGGCAATCATCAG AGACATGCTCCCTTCATATCCTCGTTTACGTCTG GTACTTATGAGTGCTACAATTGATGCTGCGAGATTTTCTCAGTATTTTGGTGGATGCCCAATCATCAATGTTCCGGGATTCACTTATCCG GTCAAAACTTTCTATCTGGAGGATGTACTTTCTATTATAAAATCCAATGATGGTGGTAATCATCTTGAAGATAATACCACATCTGAAACTCCAATAAACAACTGTGAGCTAAGTGAAGAAGAGAAGCTCTCTATTGATGAAGCTATTAATTTGGCTTGCTTTAATGATGAGTGGGAGATGCTGTCAGAGATGGTTTCTTCCGAAGGAAGCCTGAAACTGTTCAATTACCAGCATTCGTTAACTGGCCTTACTCCATTAATGGTGTTTGCCGGAAAAGGTAGGGTGGGTGATATGTGCATGCTCTTATCATTAGGGGCAGATTGCCATTTGAGGTCCCATGATGGAAACATTGCTCTAGAGATTGCCGAAAGGGAAAACCAGCAAGAAGCAGCCGAAATACTCAAAAAGCATATGGATAATAATTTTTCGAACTCCATTGAAGAGAAGCAGTTACTTGATAAATATCTTGCTACGGTCAACCCCGAACTTATTGATGAAGTTCTAATAGAGCAGCTGATAAGAAAAATATGCgtagattcagaagatggaggtATCCTTGTCTTTCTCCCAGGATGGGATGATATAAACAGAACACGTGAACGATTGCTTGCGTCCTCttttttcaagaatcaatctaagTTTATGGTCATAGCTCTGCATTCGATGGTTCCAAGCATGGAGCAGAGGAAGGTATTTAAGCGCCCACCTCATGGTTGCCGCAAAATAGTTCTTTCAACCAATATTGCTGAAACAGCCATCACCATTGATGATATAGTGTATGTCATAGATACAGGACgaatgaaagaaaaaagttATGATCCTTATAATAATGTCTCAActcttcaatcatcttgggTTTCAAAAGCAAGTGCTAAGCAGCGAGAGGGTCGTGCTGGCCGCTGTCAACCTGGTATTTGCTATCATCTGTATTCAAAGATTCGAGCAGCTTCTTTGCCAGATTTTCAGATTCCAGAAATTAGGAGAATATCTATCGAGGAGCTTTGTCTGCAG GTGAAGTTGCTTGACCCAACTTGCAAAATAGAAGAGTATCTTAGCAAGACATTAGATCCTCCGGTTTTAGAGTCCATACGTCATGCAATTTTAGTTCTACAAGATATTGGGGCATTGTCTACTGACGAAAAACTCACACAGCTCGGGGAGAAACTTGGTTCTCTCCCTGTTCACCCATTAACTAGCCGGATGCTTTTTTTTGCTATATTGATGGACTGTCTCAATCCGGCTTTAACGGTAGCATGTGCATCTGATTATAGAAATCCATTTACACTTCCAATGTTGCCTGAAGAAAGGAAGAGAGCTTCCGCTGCCAAGGCTGAGCTTGCTTCTCTATATGGGGGCTCTGGTGATCAATTCGCTGTTGTAGCTGCATTTGAATGCTGGAGTAATGCAAAGAATATGGGTCTAGAATCCCGCTTTTGTTCTCAGTATTTTGTTTCTTCGTCTGCTATGCATATGTTATCTGGCATGCGGAAGCAACTTCAGAAAGAACTCGTTCGAAGTGGCTTTGTTCCTGAAGATTCTACGAGTTACAGCATGAATGCGCATGACCCTGGTGTACTCCATGCAGTTCTAGTCGCAGGTTTGTATCCAATGGTTGGGAGATTTTCGCCAAACAAAAAAGGGAAAAGGGCCATAATTGAAACTGCTGGTGGGGATAAAGTTCGCTTGCACAATCATTCCATAAATTTTAAGTTGTCATTAAAGAAAAACGCAGAGCACAcgttaattgtgtatgatgagaTTACTCGCGGCGACATGGGAATGAGCATACGGAACTGTACAGTTGTTGGACCACTTCCACTCTTGTTGCTTTCAACAGAGATTGCTGTTGCCCCAGCACAGGATAATGATAACGGTGATGGGGGTGATGGAAGTGATTATGACAACGATGACGATAATGATGAAGAGAgcgaagatgaagatgaagtcAAACTCGAAGACGCAATGGAAGTTGATAACAAATCCAGTGGTGACAGAGAAGATAAGATTATGTCTTCTCCTGAAAATATGGTTAAAGTAATCATGGACCGGTGGCTTTATTTTGGTTCAACAGCAATGGATGTTGCTCAGCTTTACTGTCTGAGAGAGCGATTATCAGCAGCAATTCTATACAAA GTGACACATCCAAGAAATTCTCTTCCTCCAATGCTAGGGGCATCTATGCAGGCTATAGCTTGTATCCTGTCATGCGACGGTTGTTCAGGTTTGCCGGTGACATCGGATGGCGTGGACACACTGGCTACTATGGTCAATACAACATATTTGGGCAAGCCAGCTCCGGGAACAAGGCGACTGGGGAAGAAGCAAAAAGGGCAGTCTACAGAACATATAAATTCCGAGGGGAGTCAAATCCCTGGGCCTTCTAAAGGCAGCATATCTGCATCTTAG
- the LOC107496469 gene encoding LOW QUALITY PROTEIN: WD repeat-containing protein 26 homolog (The sequence of the model RefSeq protein was modified relative to this genomic sequence to represent the inferred CDS: inserted 2 bases in 1 codon) yields MKFSSKGKIGLSNGCSSVEPVGGGLCSDLMARPLPSEGDEQVIGSKGXLEEESGIPLHSAAVNLFMQQILDGNWDDSVATLHRIGLADESIVRAASFLILEQKFFELLDGEKVMEALKTLRTEIAPLCIKNSRIRELSSCVVSPSPRRDVARVRSRSKLLEELKRMLPPTVMIPEKRLEHLVEQALMVQREACPFHNSLDKQMSLYSDHHCGKAQIPSKTLQILEAHDDEVWFVQFSHNGKYLASASNDRSAIIWEVGMNGELSVKHKLSGHQKSVSSVSWSPNDQELLTCGVEETIRRWDVSTGKCIQIYEKAGVGLVSCTWFPSGKYILSGLSDKSICMWELDGKEVESWKGSKTLKISDLEITGDGEEIISICKDNAVLLLNRESKDERFIEEYQTITSFCLSKDSNFLLVNLLNQEIHLWNIEGEPELVGKYKGHRRSRFVIRSCFGGLKQSFIASGSEDSQVYIWHRSSGELLEALPGHSGAVNCVSWNPANPHMLASASDDRTIRIWGLNCLNVKYPNAHSNGIHYCNGGT; encoded by the exons ATGAAATTTTCCTCGAAAGGAAAAATTGGTTTGTCTAACGGCTGTTCTTCTGTGGAGCCTGTTGGTGGAGGCTTGTGCAGCGACTTGATGGCTCGGCCCCTGCCGTCCGAAGGGGACGAacaagttattggctccaaagG TCTAGAGGAGGAGTCTGGGATACCTCTACACTCGGCTGCTGTGAATCTGTTTATGCAGCAAATACTTGATGGGAATTGGGATGACAGTGTAGCTACATTGCATAGGATTGGTCTAGCGGATGAAAGCATTGTTAGGGCGGCCTCGTTTTTAATATTGGAGCAGAAGTTCTTTGAACTTCTAGATGGGGAAAAGGTCATGGAAGCATTGAAGACACTGAGGACAGAGATTGCTCCACTTTGCATTAAGAATAGTAGAATCCGTGAACTTTCTTCCTGCGTAGTCTCTCCATCTCCTAGGCGAGATGTTGCAAGGGTGAGGTCTAGGTCAAAGCTTCTGGAGGAATTGAAAAGAATGCTACCCCCGACTGTAATGATACCTGAAAAGAGATTAGAGCATCTAGTTGAACAAGCCCTTATGGTGCAACGAGAGGCTTGCCCCTTCCACAACTCATTGGATAAGCAGATGTCATTATATTCGGATCATCATTGTGGGAAAGCTCAGATACCTTCTAAAACATTACAG ATATTAGAAGCACATGATGATGAAGTCTGGTTTGTACAATTTTCACACAATGGGAAGTATTTAGCTTCTGCATCAAATGATCGATCTGCAATAATTTGGGAG gTTGGCATGAATGGCGAGCTCTCCGTAAAGCACAAACTATCTGGTCATCAGAAATCTGTTTCTTCTGTCTCATGGAGTCCTAATGACCAAGAGCTACTCACATGTGGAGTGGAGGAGACTATCAGGCGTTGGGATGTCTCCACTGGTAAGTGCATCCAAATTTATGAAAAAGCTGGGGTTGGCTTAGTCTCCTGTACGTGGTTTCCAAGTGGGAAATATATACTTTCTGGCTTAAGCGACAAAAGCATTTGTATGTGGGAATTAGATGGGAAAGAAGTGGAGTCTTGGAAAGGTTCAAAAACCCTTAAGATTTCTGACTTGGAAATAAcgggtgatggggaagagattATAAGTATTTGTAAAGACAATGCCGTGCTGTTGCTCAACAGAGAATCAAAAGATGAGAGATTTATTGAAGAGTATCAGACAATAACATCCTTTTGTTTATCAAAGGATAGTAATTTCTTGTTGGTTAACCTTTTGAACCAAGAAATACATCTCTGGAACATTGAAGGTGAACCTGAGCTTGTTGGCAAGTACAAAGGTCACAGGCGCAGCCGATTTGTTATCAGGTCTTGCTTTGGTGGACTTAAGCAATCCTTCATAGCTAGTGGAAGTGAGGATTCACAG GTATACATATGGCACAGAAGCTCAGGGGAGCTTCTAGAGGCATTGCCTGGACATTCAGGAGCTGTCAACTGTGTGAGCTGGAATCCGGCGAACCCTCACATGTTAGCCTCGGCTAGTGATGACCGGACAATCCGGATATGGGGCCTAAATTGTCTGAATGTAAAGTACCCGAATGCACACAGCAATGGCATCCATTACTGCAATGGGGGAACATAG